The Scytonema hofmannii PCC 7110 genome has a segment encoding these proteins:
- a CDS encoding DUF192 domain-containing protein codes for MEVTRQNTQKGIQTQQAKTPEKSLFFKLLNVVGPIAGFTAALSPLPLYFWTRQPRYLPIGATFTSNNQIVQLELADDREEYAPGLKFRDSIPKNRGMLFVLNKPEKVKLWMKDTYVPLDMIFLQDGVIKSIVEAVPPCKTQTCPKYDSVYPVNQVIELAAGSSKTLDLKVGKRLQLDFLETKEQK; via the coding sequence ATGGAAGTTACAAGACAAAACACTCAAAAGGGCATTCAAACTCAACAAGCAAAAACTCCAGAAAAAAGTTTATTCTTCAAACTTCTCAATGTTGTTGGACCAATCGCCGGTTTTACTGCTGCTCTCTCACCCCTACCACTCTACTTTTGGACTCGCCAGCCCCGGTATCTACCTATTGGTGCAACCTTCACCAGTAACAATCAAATAGTTCAACTTGAACTAGCAGACGATAGAGAAGAATATGCCCCCGGACTCAAATTTCGTGACTCGATTCCCAAGAATCGCGGGATGTTATTTGTACTCAACAAACCTGAGAAAGTTAAACTTTGGATGAAGGATACCTATGTTCCCTTAGATATGATATTCCTCCAAGATGGAGTTATTAAATCAATCGTAGAGGCAGTTCCCCCTTGCAAAACCCAAACCTGTCCTAAGTACGATTCAGTTTACCCTGTCAATCAGGTTATTGAACTAGCTGCAGGTAGTAGTAAAACTTTAGACCTGAAGGTGGGCAAGAGACTTCAGTTGGATTTTCTAGAAACCAAAGAGCAGAAGTAA
- a CDS encoding ParB/RepB/Spo0J family partition protein produces MSPRQTTQRSRATTRKPRNVGSAKNAAQKKEEDSTNLATTTTVPLDKKEDSLAAAKMVPLGKIVMASSQPRRYFDPSAMQALFESVKRDGILMPLLVRPVGNKYELVAGERRYKAAQEVGLTEVPATIREMSESQAVQYALVENLQREDLNPLEETESILQLLALRLGCNYSEVPPLLYRMENEAKGKITRNVSGNESASTVEQVFTELGRMNWQSFVRTRLPLLKLPDNILEALRTGRIEYTKALAIAKVSSDSDRQEILDTAVDYSLSLNEIREKVKALQPPAESGEIQKLLESTYKKVKKSKVWENPDKQERLKSLLAELSALLSTEE; encoded by the coding sequence GTGAGTCCCAGACAAACTACCCAACGATCGAGAGCAACAACAAGAAAGCCTAGAAATGTTGGCTCTGCAAAAAATGCTGCTCAAAAGAAGGAAGAAGATTCGACCAATTTGGCGACTACTACGACAGTGCCATTGGATAAGAAAGAAGATTCTTTGGCTGCTGCAAAGATGGTTCCTTTGGGCAAGATTGTCATGGCTAGCAGTCAGCCCCGGCGTTATTTTGACCCTTCTGCTATGCAAGCGCTCTTTGAGTCTGTCAAGCGCGATGGCATCTTAATGCCCCTCTTGGTAAGACCTGTGGGTAATAAGTATGAGTTGGTAGCAGGCGAGAGGCGATATAAAGCAGCACAAGAAGTCGGCTTGACTGAAGTGCCTGCAACTATCCGGGAGATGTCTGAATCTCAGGCAGTACAGTATGCTTTGGTTGAAAACTTGCAAAGAGAGGATTTGAATCCGTTGGAGGAAACGGAAAGCATATTGCAACTTTTGGCGCTGCGATTGGGATGTAATTATTCAGAAGTTCCGCCTTTACTATACAGAATGGAAAATGAAGCGAAAGGGAAAATTACCCGAAACGTTTCGGGTAATGAATCGGCGTCAACGGTAGAACAAGTCTTTACGGAGTTGGGGCGCATGAATTGGCAATCTTTTGTCCGCACCCGACTTCCACTATTGAAATTGCCAGATAACATTTTAGAAGCTTTGCGAACTGGACGCATTGAGTACACTAAAGCGCTTGCGATCGCTAAGGTTTCCTCAGATTCTGACCGTCAGGAAATTTTGGATACTGCGGTAGATTATTCTCTCTCATTGAATGAAATTCGCGAGAAGGTCAAAGCTTTACAGCCCCCTGCTGAAAGCGGGGAAATTCAAAAGCTTTTGGAAAGTACTTACAAAAAGGTCAAAAAGTCTAAGGTGTGGGAGAATCCTGACAAACAGGAGAGGTTGAAATCTTTATTGGCAGAGTTGTCAGCGCTGCTGAGTACGGAAGAATAA
- a CDS encoding caspase family protein — translation MSAIVSNPSTQQLERDRVKLWMVLVGVNHYQDSQIPDLRYCANDCKELAEALTIATQQFQKTEIIPLYDGGEKPPNLSEIITSIQQFRLAKPEDTVLFYFSGHGYLDFNNRPILCVADTNLEDLAGTGLKLDILLNELRQSKAQRQLVWLDACQEGEQHQDDRIGQNPTGQLLAVLEQQAEQSQDFYAMLSCNKTERSWEIPELRHGLFTYCLIEGLGGKAANTEGKIDADRLFKYVERSSKKFIECKKKLVDRDDIFKGMGGTLRESSTKLKVNRFPLNASQTPQRIARGSGELIIGLATTFTQRKALIVDKLSCSEAALRLCRILQARGSFAVDYYYCSVRDKQRRNLQQVITSYLQEESKTTLLLYLAGTIESTNPETYDLVCNQDIRINLNWLGQQLQNSPVKEIIIIADILDISATTKSLVDILQPSQDKSLCLITATTSIPNSKKFLHQLVTVLETAAESEREFWVSELIPQLQKWRDSQPDINLKLWLSGSTEVMEILSVEVQRSYNEIFEIEVCPYKSLKAFTQDDAYFFHGREELIAEIIEKLQSTSFLAVVGASGSGKSSVVRAGVIPQLVTEGLFDFELEEYKSCQSWVMLPGDNPLSALSKSLAPDNADFLKGVLHLGVDSLVEWLRQQPKEISVLVIDQFEELFTLTAETDRMNFLSLILGAIKKAGNYFKVIITLRSDFLDECLGMSELAPLITKYQVLVPSCRLEDEQYRQIIAKPAQKVGLEVEDGLIALLLEELKEGSLPLLQYALEELWHKRSRGKLTVKDYQQYIGKLGKFLSNKAQQTYDNLSEAQQECAQSIFLLWVHALIRTE, via the coding sequence ATGTCAGCTATAGTAAGTAATCCTAGCACACAACAGTTAGAACGAGATCGGGTTAAACTCTGGATGGTTTTAGTCGGAGTAAACCATTATCAAGATAGTCAAATTCCCGACCTGAGATACTGCGCTAATGATTGTAAAGAATTAGCAGAAGCTTTAACCATAGCTACTCAACAGTTTCAGAAAACAGAAATCATTCCTCTTTACGATGGTGGGGAGAAACCTCCTAATTTATCAGAAATCATTACCAGTATCCAACAGTTTCGTTTGGCTAAACCAGAAGATACGGTTTTATTCTACTTTTCAGGACATGGTTATCTAGACTTTAATAATCGACCAATTTTATGTGTGGCAGATACGAATTTAGAAGATTTAGCAGGAACGGGATTAAAGTTAGATATTCTGTTAAATGAACTCAGACAATCTAAAGCCCAACGTCAACTTGTTTGGTTAGATGCTTGTCAAGAAGGAGAACAACACCAAGATGACAGAATTGGACAAAATCCGACTGGTCAACTGTTAGCCGTTTTGGAACAGCAAGCAGAACAAAGTCAGGACTTTTATGCTATGCTTTCCTGCAATAAGACAGAACGTTCTTGGGAAATTCCGGAATTAAGACATGGCTTATTTACCTACTGTCTGATTGAAGGTTTAGGGGGAAAAGCAGCTAACACTGAAGGTAAGATTGATGCGGATAGATTGTTTAAGTATGTTGAACGTAGTAGTAAGAAATTTATTGAATGTAAGAAAAAACTTGTAGACAGAGACGATATTTTTAAGGGGATGGGGGGAACTTTAAGAGAATCATCTACTAAATTAAAAGTTAATCGATTTCCTTTAAATGCTTCTCAAACTCCCCAACGAATTGCTAGAGGTAGTGGGGAATTAATTATTGGCTTGGCTACTACTTTTACTCAGAGAAAAGCTTTGATTGTCGATAAGTTATCTTGTTCAGAAGCCGCTCTTAGGCTATGTAGAATACTACAAGCTAGAGGAAGTTTTGCAGTTGATTATTATTATTGCTCTGTTCGGGATAAGCAGAGGCGAAATCTTCAGCAGGTTATTACTAGTTATTTACAGGAAGAAAGTAAGACAACTCTTCTGTTGTATTTAGCAGGAACAATTGAATCTACTAATCCAGAAACATACGATTTGGTTTGCAATCAGGACATCAGAATCAATCTTAATTGGCTCGGTCAACAGTTACAAAATTCCCCTGTTAAGGAAATTATTATTATTGCTGATATTTTAGACATAAGCGCAACTACTAAAAGTTTAGTTGACATCTTGCAGCCCAGTCAGGATAAATCTCTGTGTTTGATTACCGCAACTACTTCTATACCTAATAGTAAAAAATTCCTCCATCAATTAGTAACTGTATTAGAAACCGCAGCAGAATCCGAAAGAGAATTTTGGGTTTCGGAATTAATTCCCCAATTACAAAAATGGCGCGACTCCCAACCCGATATTAATTTAAAACTGTGGTTATCGGGTTCTACTGAAGTGATGGAAATTTTATCAGTAGAAGTACAACGTTCCTACAATGAGATATTTGAAATCGAAGTTTGTCCTTATAAGAGTTTAAAAGCTTTTACCCAAGATGATGCTTACTTTTTTCACGGTCGAGAAGAATTAATTGCAGAAATTATCGAGAAATTACAATCTACCTCTTTCTTAGCCGTAGTAGGGGCTTCGGGTAGTGGTAAATCTTCTGTAGTTAGGGCGGGAGTTATACCCCAGTTAGTAACGGAAGGGTTGTTTGATTTTGAATTAGAAGAGTATAAATCTTGTCAATCTTGGGTCATGCTTCCTGGGGATAATCCTTTATCTGCTTTATCAAAGAGTTTAGCACCAGATAACGCAGATTTTTTAAAAGGGGTATTACATTTAGGAGTTGATTCTTTAGTGGAATGGTTGCGCCAACAACCCAAAGAAATATCGGTGTTAGTAATTGATCAGTTTGAAGAGTTATTTACCCTGACAGCAGAAACAGACCGTATGAATTTTCTCAGTTTGATTTTAGGTGCAATCAAAAAAGCTGGTAACTATTTTAAAGTAATTATCACTCTCAGAAGTGATTTTCTCGATGAATGCTTGGGGATGAGTGAATTAGCCCCTTTAATTACAAAATATCAAGTATTAGTCCCATCTTGTCGTCTCGAAGACGAACAATATCGGCAAATTATTGCCAAACCCGCACAAAAAGTTGGTTTAGAAGTAGAAGATGGTTTAATTGCACTGTTGCTGGAAGAATTAAAAGAGGGAAGTTTACCTTTATTACAGTATGCCTTAGAAGAATTATGGCACAAACGCAGCCGAGGAAAATTAACTGTTAAGGATTATCAGCAATATATTGGTAAATTGGGTAAATTTCTCAGCAATAAAGCCCAGCAAACCTATGATAACCTGAGTGAGGCTCAACAGGAATGCGCCCAGTCAATTTTTCTCTTGTGGGTTCATGCGCTTATACGTACTGAGTAA
- a CDS encoding AAA family ATPase — protein sequence MKSSFSDLEDLLSNNHPVIACESPFQERKRLLTHIARYCQDSGKKAYVWNLNESSIKELSIDSENNLVLGEFEEYKPKVKQNYVDYFQVLNFWKDYSGEGILIVENIYPWLKEITPKETDFFLVAEWIKSSLINLKLHNQGSGKTAMLLGALAEITSEMAALIPLWTQELPDIQEIIDNLINSKILPETYIDQDWLSVAYSGTGLYISDIIFCLKDISKKHTLDNSSDTAKLLLSRKISLLNRLYDIEFLPPPKIQLGGLELMQQSFKKFKRLLNPRAKQYNLRVPKGIMLVGPPGTGKSHSAKACSQNMGIPLIMVDWGNFRSFGSLAEIKLKRLLRLADRLNQVILYFDDFDKGFAGDDDLAKRLAGQLLTWMQERTSDVVVIASVNRMEWLPPELTRAGRFDYIFKVDLPNNGERYTIFKLHAARFDKRFRNGNDPWSEDEWRRILKATNRCVGAEIQTIVERAAASIFCTMTAEDTYTESELPPLELTIEALLEERRQINPLAIREADRVESMRNKADQQALPSSPLDESKFAVGNIDIFS from the coding sequence ATGAAATCTAGTTTCAGCGATCTAGAAGACCTTCTAAGCAACAACCACCCCGTTATCGCCTGCGAATCTCCCTTCCAGGAACGAAAACGCCTCCTGACACATATTGCTAGATACTGCCAAGATTCAGGTAAAAAAGCTTACGTTTGGAATTTGAATGAGTCCAGTATTAAGGAACTCAGTATCGATTCGGAAAACAATCTCGTTTTGGGAGAATTTGAGGAGTACAAACCCAAGGTAAAACAAAATTATGTTGATTATTTTCAGGTACTCAATTTCTGGAAAGATTACTCAGGAGAAGGAATACTGATTGTTGAGAATATTTATCCCTGGTTAAAGGAAATTACTCCGAAAGAGACTGATTTCTTCTTGGTAGCGGAGTGGATTAAATCGTCACTCATTAACCTCAAGCTTCATAACCAAGGTAGTGGTAAAACCGCTATGCTGTTGGGAGCGCTCGCAGAAATAACAAGCGAGATGGCGGCTCTTATTCCTCTGTGGACGCAAGAACTGCCAGACATACAAGAAATTATCGACAATTTAATCAATAGCAAGATTCTTCCTGAAACGTATATAGACCAAGACTGGTTATCAGTTGCATATAGTGGGACTGGTTTATATATTTCTGATATTATTTTTTGCTTAAAAGATATTAGCAAAAAACACACTTTAGATAATTCCAGCGACACAGCCAAACTGCTACTATCAAGAAAAATCTCGCTGCTCAATCGGTTGTACGATATCGAGTTCTTACCGCCTCCAAAAATCCAACTTGGGGGGTTGGAACTCATGCAGCAGTCGTTCAAAAAGTTTAAGCGATTGCTGAATCCCCGTGCCAAACAATACAACTTGCGAGTACCCAAGGGGATTATGCTTGTAGGACCACCAGGAACGGGAAAATCTCACTCGGCGAAAGCGTGCTCCCAGAATATGGGCATTCCCCTCATCATGGTGGATTGGGGTAACTTTAGAAGTTTTGGCTCTCTTGCAGAAATTAAACTCAAACGCCTACTGAGACTGGCAGATCGGCTCAACCAAGTCATTTTGTATTTTGATGACTTTGATAAAGGTTTCGCCGGAGATGATGACCTTGCCAAACGGCTTGCAGGTCAGCTATTGACGTGGATGCAGGAGCGCACGTCTGACGTAGTAGTCATCGCGTCAGTAAACCGGATGGAATGGTTACCACCCGAACTGACCCGCGCCGGACGGTTTGACTACATATTTAAGGTAGACCTGCCCAACAACGGGGAAAGATACACGATATTTAAGCTTCATGCTGCCCGATTTGACAAGCGGTTCCGCAATGGTAACGACCCCTGGAGCGAGGACGAGTGGCGGCGTATTCTGAAAGCAACGAACCGCTGTGTGGGGGCAGAAATTCAGACGATTGTCGAGCGTGCTGCTGCTAGTATTTTTTGCACGATGACAGCAGAAGACACATACACTGAGTCAGAACTCCCACCTTTAGAACTTACTATCGAAGCACTGCTTGAAGAACGCCGTCAGATTAACCCGCTTGCAATTCGGGAAGCCGATCGCGTTGAGTCAATGCGGAATAAAGCCGACCAACAAGCTTTGCCTAGCAGCCCCCTTGATGAAAGCAAGTTTGCTGTTGGAAACATTGATATTTTCAGCTAA